Proteins from one Streptococcus mitis B6 genomic window:
- a CDS encoding helix-turn-helix domain-containing protein, with protein sequence MQDESIYGLVYKAIREERGFTQKEAAGTTVTPHFLRQFEQGKSRITIQKFEEILSNIGIDKETFDSLKAQMFPTEFHKLQAQIADLAYKREFKKILSLINQPLENPGIAEHYVIANRVVNKFAIANIIGDSFLTPKDYQELEYIKNYLSELDDWNKIEVNIFSSILPHFSIEFLDYRLYHLLDTLKKQTEYHSIRTADYYIACLRTAIKHYSVNGYYDKAENLAVKTLEVINAFPLLSTKMTEMISLSMERANNFLRQDDIKGLELAKHIFASLDNFEKVYPNQLLTRMREDFFVTVTQLNHTGQPLDV encoded by the coding sequence ATGCAAGATGAAAGTATTTATGGATTAGTCTATAAGGCCATCCGTGAGGAAAGAGGGTTTACACAGAAGGAAGCCGCTGGTACTACAGTGACTCCACATTTTTTACGTCAGTTTGAGCAAGGGAAATCTCGAATAACCATTCAAAAATTTGAAGAGATTCTTTCTAATATTGGAATTGATAAAGAGACCTTTGATAGTCTCAAAGCGCAGATGTTCCCAACTGAATTTCATAAATTACAGGCTCAAATTGCTGATTTAGCCTATAAGCGTGAATTTAAAAAGATCCTTAGCTTGATTAATCAACCCTTGGAAAATCCTGGAATAGCTGAACACTATGTGATCGCCAATCGTGTAGTCAATAAATTTGCTATCGCAAACATCATCGGCGATTCTTTTCTGACTCCAAAAGACTATCAAGAACTAGAATATATCAAGAACTATCTTAGTGAACTGGACGACTGGAATAAAATTGAGGTCAATATCTTTTCATCTATCCTGCCTCACTTTTCAATCGAATTTTTAGACTACAGACTCTACCACTTATTAGATACTCTAAAAAAACAGACTGAATACCATTCAATCCGTACTGCTGACTACTATATTGCCTGCTTAAGAACTGCTATCAAGCATTACTCTGTTAATGGTTACTATGATAAAGCTGAGAATCTAGCTGTGAAGACTCTGGAGGTGATTAATGCCTTCCCTCTACTGAGTACCAAGATGACAGAGATGATTAGTCTTTCTATGGAACGGGCTAATAATTTTCTCAGACAAGATGATATCAAAGGTCTAGAGCTTGCTAAGCATATCTTTGCCAGTCTTGATAACTTTGAAAAGGTCTATCCAAATCAACTTCTGACTCGAATGAGAGAGGACTTCTTTGTTACTGTCACACAACTTAATCACACTGGACAACCTTTAGATGTCTAA
- a CDS encoding endonuclease MutS2 encodes MNKKILETLEFNKVKALFEPHLLTEQGLEQLRQLAPTAKADKIKQAFAEMKEMQDLFVEQPHFTILATKEIAGVCKRLEMGADLNIEEFLLLKRVLLSSRELQSFYANLENVSLEELALWFEKLHDFPQLQGNLQAFNDAGFIENFASEELARIRRKIHDSESQVRDVLQDLLKQKAQMLTEGIVASRNGRQVLPVKNTYRNKIAGVVHDISASGNTVYIEPREVVKLSEEIASLRADERYEMLRILQEISERVRPHAAEIANDAWIIGHLDLIRAKVRFIQERQAVVPQLSENQEIQLLHVCHPLVKNAVANDIHFGQDLTAIVITGPNTGGKTIMLKTLGLTQIMAQSGLPILADKGSRVGIFEEIFADIGDEQSIEQSLSTFSSHMTNIVDILGKVNQHSLLLLDELGAGTDPQEGAALAMAILEDLRLRQVKTMATTHYPELKVYGIETAFVQNASMEFDTATLRPTYRFMQGVPGRSNAFEIAKRLGLSEVIVGDASQQVNQDNDVNRIIEQLEEQTLESRKRLDNIREVEQENLKMNRALKKLYNELNREKETELNKAREQAAEIVDMALSESDQILKNLHSKSQLKPHEIIEAKAKLKKLAPEKVDLSKNKVLQKAKKKRAPKVGDDIVVLSYGQRGTLTSQLKDGRWEAQVGLIKMSLEEKEFDLVQAQQEKQVKKKQVNVVKRTSGRGPQARLDLRGKRYEEAMNELDAFIDQALLNNMAQVDIIHGIGTGVIREGVTKYLQRNKHVKSFGYAPQNAGGSGATIVTFKG; translated from the coding sequence ATGAATAAGAAAATATTAGAAACATTAGAGTTCAATAAGGTCAAGGCCTTGTTTGAACCTCATTTGTTGACCGAGCAGGGCTTGGAGCAATTGAGACAGCTGGCTCCGACTGCCAAAGCGGATAAAATCAAACAGGCCTTTGCTGAGATGAAGGAAATGCAGGATCTCTTTGTCGAGCAACCGCATTTTACCATTCTTGCAACCAAGGAAATCGCAGGAGTCTGCAAGCGGTTGGAGATGGGAGCGGACCTCAATATCGAGGAGTTCCTACTCTTGAAGCGCGTGCTTCTTTCTAGCAGAGAACTGCAAAGTTTTTATGCCAATCTGGAAAATGTCAGCTTGGAAGAATTAGCCCTTTGGTTTGAGAAATTACATGATTTTCCTCAATTACAAGGAAATCTACAAGCCTTCAATGATGCAGGTTTCATTGAAAATTTTGCCAGTGAAGAATTGGCTCGCATCCGTCGAAAAATCCATGATAGCGAGAGTCAGGTACGCGATGTCCTACAGGACCTGCTTAAGCAAAAAGCGCAGATGTTGACGGAAGGAATTGTTGCTAGCAGAAATGGCCGTCAGGTTTTACCAGTTAAAAACACCTACCGCAATAAGATTGCAGGTGTCGTTCATGATATTTCTGCCAGCGGAAACACCGTCTATATCGAACCCCGTGAGGTGGTCAAACTGAGCGAAGAAATTGCCAGTTTGCGAGCAGATGAGCGCTATGAAATGCTTCGCATTCTCCAAGAAATTTCTGAACGTGTCCGCCCTCATGCGGCTGAGATTGCTAATGACGCTTGGATTATCGGTCATCTGGACTTGATTCGTGCCAAGGTACGCTTTATCCAAGAAAGGCAAGCAGTCGTTCCTCAGCTGTCAGAAAATCAGGAAATTCAACTGCTCCATGTATGTCATCCTCTGGTCAAAAATGCCGTCGCAAATGATATCCATTTTGGTCAAGATTTAACAGCGATTGTCATTACAGGACCCAATACAGGTGGGAAGACCATCATGCTTAAAACTCTGGGCTTGACGCAGATTATGGCCCAGTCTGGTTTGCCGATTTTAGCAGATAAGGGAAGTCGTGTTGGTATTTTTGAAGAAATCTTTGCTGATATTGGCGATGAGCAGTCTATTGAGCAGAGCTTGTCTACCTTCTCTAGTCACATGACTAATATCGTGGATATTCTTGGCAAGGTTAACCAACATTCACTCTTACTTTTGGATGAGTTGGGGGCTGGTACAGACCCTCAAGAGGGAGCTGCCCTTGCCATGGCTATTCTGGAGGACCTTCGCCTGCGTCAAGTCAAGACCATGGCGACGACCCACTATCCCGAACTCAAGGTCTATGGTATCGAGACAGCCTTTGTGCAAAACGCCAGCATGGAGTTTGATACTGCAACTCTACGCCCGACCTATCGCTTTATGCAGGGAGTTCCTGGCCGAAGCAATGCCTTTGAAATTGCCAAACGTCTAGGCCTATCTGAAGTTATCGTAGGGGATGCCAGCCAGCAGGTCAATCAGGACAATGATGTCAATCGTATTATTGAGCAGCTGGAAGAGCAGACGCTGGAAAGCCGTAAACGCTTGGACAATATCCGTGAGGTGGAGCAAGAAAATCTCAAGATGAACCGTGCTCTCAAAAAACTCTACAACGAGCTCAATCGTGAAAAGGAAACCGAGCTTAACAAGGCGCGTGAACAGGCTGCTGAGATTGTAGACATGGCCCTAAGTGAGAGTGACCAGATTCTCAAAAACCTCCACAGTAAGTCCCAGCTCAAACCTCATGAAATCATTGAAGCCAAGGCCAAGCTGAAAAAATTGGCTCCTGAAAAAGTGGACTTGTCTAAAAACAAGGTTCTTCAAAAGGCTAAGAAAAAACGAGCTCCAAAGGTGGGAGATGATATCGTGGTTCTCAGTTATGGACAGCGTGGTACCTTGACTAGTCAACTCAAGGACGGCCGCTGGGAAGCCCAAGTTGGTTTGATCAAGATGTCCTTGGAAGAAAAAGAATTTGACCTTGTTCAAGCCCAGCAAGAAAAGCAAGTCAAGAAGAAACAAGTCAATGTTGTGAAACGAACTTCTGGTCGAGGACCTCAAGCCAGACTGGATCTTCGAGGTAAACGCTATGAAGAGGCTATGAATGAGCTAGATGCCTTTATCGACCAAGCCTTGCTTAACAATATGGCCCAAGTCGACATCATCCATGGTATCGGAACTGGTGTTATCCGTGAAGGTGTCACCAAATACCTACAAAGAAATAAACATGTCAAGAGTTTCGGTTATGCCCCACAAAATGCTGGAGGCAGTGGTGCGACTATTGTGACATTTAAAGGATAA
- a CDS encoding CvpA family protein, which translates to MISLLLLLVLAWGFYIGYRRGLLLQVYYLISALASAFVAGQFYRGLGEQFHLLLPYANPQEGQGTFFFPSDQLFQLDKVFYAGIGYLLVFGIVYSFGRLLGLLLHLIPSKKLGGKLFQVSAGILSMLVTLFVLQMALTILATIPMAAIQNPLEKSIVAKHIIQSIPVTTSWLKQIWVTNLIG; encoded by the coding sequence ATGATTTCACTCCTTCTTCTATTGGTCTTGGCTTGGGGATTTTATATCGGCTATCGGAGAGGCCTGCTCTTACAGGTTTATTACCTGATTTCAGCCCTGGCATCGGCTTTTGTGGCTGGCCAGTTTTACAGGGGGCTTGGAGAACAATTCCATTTATTACTCCCTTATGCAAATCCGCAGGAAGGTCAGGGGACTTTCTTTTTCCCATCGGATCAACTCTTTCAGTTGGATAAGGTCTTTTACGCTGGTATCGGCTACTTGCTTGTATTTGGGATAGTCTATAGCTTTGGTCGTTTACTTGGTCTTCTTTTACACTTGATTCCTAGTAAAAAGCTTGGTGGCAAGTTGTTCCAAGTTTCAGCAGGTATCTTGTCCATGTTGGTGACCTTATTTGTCTTGCAAATGGCCTTGACCATCTTGGCGACCATCCCCATGGCAGCTATACAAAACCCTCTTGAAAAGAGTATCGTCGCAAAACACATCATCCAGAGCATACCAGTAACAACCAGTTGGCTCAAACAAATCTGGGTGACAAATTTAATCGGATAA
- the zapA gene encoding cell division protein ZapA, translating to MANLNRFKFTFGKKTLTLTSEHDNLFMEEIAKVATEKYQAIKEQMPSADDETIALLLAVNCLSTQLSREIEFDDKEQELEELRHKLVTCKQEQSKIEDSL from the coding sequence ATGGCAAATCTAAATCGATTCAAATTTACATTCGGGAAAAAAACGTTAACCTTGACAAGCGAGCATGATAATCTCTTTATGGAGGAAATTGCCAAGGTTGCGACAGAAAAATACCAAGCAATTAAAGAACAAATGCCAAGCGCAGATGATGAAACCATCGCTCTTTTGTTGGCAGTCAACTGTTTGTCAACTCAACTCAGCCGTGAGATTGAATTTGATGATAAGGAGCAAGAGTTAGAAGAACTCCGTCACAAGCTTGTGACTTGTAAGCAAGAACAGAGCAAGATTGAGGACTCCTTATGA
- the rnhC gene encoding ribonuclease HIII, which produces MASITLTPSEKEIQAFLEHYQTSLAPSKNPYIRYFLRLPQATVSIYTSGKVLLQGEIAEKYARFFGYQVLEETSGQNLPLIGTDEVGNGSYFGGLAVVASFVTPDQHDFLRKLGVGDSKTLNDQKIRQIAPILKEKIQHQALLLSPSKYNEVIGDRYNAVSVKVALHNQAIYLLLQKGIQPEKIVIDAFTSAKNYDKYLAQEANRFSNPISLEEKAEGKYLAVAVSSIIARDLFLENLENLGRELGYQLPSGAGTASDKVASQILQAYGMQGLNFCAKLHFKNTEKAKKRLER; this is translated from the coding sequence ATGGCAAGTATAACACTCACACCAAGCGAAAAGGAGATTCAGGCTTTTCTTGAACACTATCAAACCAGTCTGGCTCCCAGCAAGAATCCCTATATCCGCTACTTTTTGAGACTACCTCAAGCAACGGTTTCTATCTATACTTCTGGAAAGGTCTTGCTTCAGGGTGAAATAGCTGAGAAATATGCTCGTTTCTTTGGCTATCAAGTTCTAGAGGAAACCAGCGGACAAAATCTTCCTTTGATTGGGACGGATGAGGTGGGAAATGGTTCCTACTTTGGTGGACTTGCAGTTGTGGCTTCCTTTGTCACACCTGACCAGCATGACTTCTTACGAAAACTCGGTGTGGGGGATTCTAAGACTCTGAACGACCAAAAAATCCGTCAGATTGCTCCTATCCTCAAGGAAAAAATCCAGCACCAGGCACTGCTTCTCTCACCAAGCAAGTACAACGAGGTCATCGGAGACCGCTACAATGCTGTTTCAGTTAAGGTTGCCCTCCATAATCAGGCTATCTATCTCCTCCTTCAAAAAGGCATTCAGCCTGAGAAAATTGTGATTGATGCCTTTACCAGTGCTAAAAATTATGACAAGTACTTGGCACAAGAGGCCAATCGTTTCAGCAATCCTATCAGCTTAGAAGAAAAGGCTGAGGGCAAATACTTGGCTGTCGCAGTTTCTTCTATCATTGCGCGAGATCTTTTCCTAGAAAATCTTGAAAATCTTGGTCGAGAATTAGGCTACCAACTTCCAAGTGGAGCTGGGACGGCTTCTGATAAGGTGGCTAGCCAGATTTTGCAAGCCTATGGAATGCAGGGACTCAACTTCTGCGCCAAACTGCACTTTAAAAATACTGAAAAAGCGAAAAAACGCTTAGAAAGGTAA
- the lepB gene encoding signal peptidase I, which yields MNSFKNFLKEWGLFLLILSLLALSRIFFWSNVRVEGHSMDPTLADGEILFVVKHLPIDRFDIVVAHEEDGNKDIVKRVIGMPGDTIRYENDKLYINDKETDEPYLADYIKRFKDDKLQSTYSGKGFEGNKGTFFRSIAEKAQAFTVDVNYNTNFSFTVPEGEYLLLGDDRLVSSDSRHVGTFKAKDITGEAKFRFWPITRIGTF from the coding sequence ATGAATTCATTTAAAAATTTCCTAAAAGAGTGGGGATTGTTCCTCCTGATTCTGTCATTACTAGCTTTGAGCCGTATCTTTTTTTGGAGTAATGTCCGCGTAGAAGGGCATTCCATGGATCCGACCCTAGCGGATGGCGAAATTCTCTTCGTTGTCAAACACCTTCCTATTGACCGTTTTGATATCGTGGTGGCCCATGAGGAAGATGGCAATAAGGACATCGTCAAGCGCGTGATTGGAATGCCTGGCGATACTATCCGTTACGAAAACGATAAACTTTACATCAATGATAAAGAGACGGACGAACCTTACCTAGCTGACTATATCAAACGTTTCAAGGATGACAAACTCCAAAGCACCTACTCAGGCAAGGGCTTTGAAGGAAATAAAGGAACCTTCTTTAGAAGTATTGCGGAAAAAGCTCAAGCCTTCACAGTTGATGTCAACTATAACACCAACTTTAGCTTTACTGTTCCAGAAGGAGAATACCTTCTCCTCGGAGACGACCGCTTGGTTTCTAGCGACAGCCGTCACGTAGGTACCTTCAAAGCAAAAGATATCACAGGGGAAGCTAAATTCCGCTTCTGGCCAATCACCCGTATCGGAACATTTTAA